The sequence below is a genomic window from Sporanaerobacter acetigenes DSM 13106.
ATAGCTAATTTCTTTGGAATAATACATACTTTCTCTCCCTCTTCATACTCACTTTCTGTGATATCCCGTCCATCATAAATATATGCATTTCCCTGATTGAACTCCATTAGAAACTCTGTCTTGTTTGTTGGCATAACAGGAAAGGTATGCTTAAAGAATCTATCTATCGCTTTTCCTAGATTTTTCCATTTCTTTCCTGCCTCAGTTTCATAAAAATTATCAGTTACTTCTTCCCACTTTTCATCAGGTGTATCTTTCTTCGCAACCATTTCTCCTTTCTTATTCTTTTGAGTTGAAATAGTAAGATTGTGTGGAATAAATTCATAAGATCTTTCCATATAAGAATCTTCATGAAAATTAGGAATCTGTTCAATGTCTGTTATATATGTATTTCCTTTTTCTAATAGCCCTGGATTATGGTTAAAATGGTCGCAAAACCAAATATCAGACCCTTCTAAATCAAATGTCCCATGTAATACTCTTTTAACTTTTACTCTTACAGGCCCTGCAGGTGTACAATCTTCATAAGGTACTATTTCTACAACAGAATCAAGTTTGCTTTCTTGATGTTCTTCATCCTTGGTAGCCCTGATTTTTATATCTGGAGAGTAAGCTCCATAATAAGGTCTCTGCTCAGGGTTGATAATATAGTTTGCGCCTTCAAAATCAAGTAGTGAAATTGGAAGTATTGTGTCATAGATAGGTTTATCCCAATAGGTATACCTCTTTGTTGCAGCATCCCAACTTTGACTTACCTCCATAACATTTTCTTTTTGATCTACTATTCCTATAGTTGTAAAAACACTTTCGTATTTCCCCAAGTTCCCATTACATGTCTGCCAAAGATTTACTCCCAATGACAAAAATGTAACTGTCAGTATTATTAATATAAAAGAAACAATCGTTCTTACCTTTGTTCTTCCCATTTGCTTTAAACTATTTTTTAGCAACATATATCTCACCTTCCGCTTCATTAATGAACGAGAGTCCATTTGCGATACCGCAAATGGCTCTCGTATTTCAATCAATGCATCTTATAAATAGCTTATTTATACATATTTTGTTATTTTTATACTCCCGTTGTTCTGTGTGGATTATTTCTACTCATTTCATTTACATCATTACTACTATGTGAATCAGATGCCCTACATCCACAATTTGTTGCACAGTACCCTTTGCATGGACATCCGAAAGAATATACCGACTGGGCAGATATTTGATTTACTTTCTTGATCTTTTTCATTTTATCGCCTCCTTTGTATTAATTTGAGATGCACTGATATGAAAATCTATATAGGCATTGATTCCATAACAACTTTTACGATACCATTAACGGTATTGAACCTATATTCTCTCAGCTGCCTACCGTCAATGGTGATATTAAATATCTCTTCAATCAAAATATAAAGGTATACAAGATCTGAATAATCAAAGGAAAAAAATCCTGTTAATGCTTTATCAAAATTTTCTTCCTTGAATTCTTCATCTATATTAAAATATTTAGAAAAAATTTTTTTTAGAGATTGGACAATTTCTTTTTTATCCACAACTCTCCCCCCTATACAATTAACCCGTATGGTGCATGAAATAAACTGTCTTCTATTTCATCAACAACACGGTCCATATATTTCAGGTCAGTCAAATTGCCTAATAAAAACGGAGACTCATCAGAGATTTCTTCAATAATTTCCTGGACCTTCCAGGTCGGCATATGGACAAAAGAAAGTCTATTTTTATCCATCTCATCTGTATTATCTACTAACTTATTGCTGATATGAACTGCATCTATTTCATATCCAAACTTTGCTTGAAAACTGTCACTTATTGGTTTCCAAAATTTCTCGGAAAAAAAGCCATAAGGACAACAGGCAATGAAAAAGCTTGCTGGAATAGCCTGAGAAATCAGATATGCAGATAATCCAAAATCATACCTAACGTCTTCATCAAACTTCATCATCGGTTTAGGCAATTTGATGATGATAATACTTGGATTTTCATGTTCTTCAATATTCCTTATATACTTATTTATCCTATAGACACGGTTGCTCAATTCGCCCTTTATATCCGAAAAATCAATTGTATGAAAACCAAACAAGCCATTTGCCCTTTCCAAGCCTATTGCAGACACTCTAAGGCTCTTATCTTGACAGAGTTTAACCAAATTACAAAACACCTCGTATCCCTGAACATTTTCTGCCAACTCCCCAATAAAAACAACAGGTGCATAGGGATGATACAAAGGTTCTGAAATATCTTCGTATGAAACCCTGGGAAGTTTGTCCTCAAAAATATAATGGAAGCCGATATTTTTTTTACAGCATATCTCTTTATACCGATTCATTGTTTCTTTATCCAGCTTGAGCAAACATATGATATCCTTTCTCTGCCTGATTGCCTCTTCTATTGCCTTTACAGCATAATCATATAGAGGATCATATTTATCTTTTGATAATATAAGTACAGTATCAGATGATTTTACACTGCCATTCAAATTTGAAGTAACTGTGTATCCTAATTCGTCCCTGTTTTCAATAACAGCAATATCTTTTCCTTCCAATCCAAGCCCTGTCGGTGCAACAACTGAATCAACAACATATCCAGGTTTAAACTTTGTCAAATTCACGATAACAGGTATATCTTCCACAGAAAAGGGAACAGCACATATCGCCAATTTTTCCATACTTTTTTCACCCCTTATAATATATTTACAACAATGAATTTGTTTCTCCCGACAAATGTCTTTTTAACTCAAAGAGTAAAACCTTATTCTTTATTTTCGAAAAAGCCATCGTTTTTGATTCTTGACAATAATTTCTTTTCTTCTCAGCTGATAGCTTTCCATTTTTGTCGGCTTTCTTTCCGCAGATAACGCACTGCGTAAAAGCTCAACAATCTTTACAATCATCCTCTGTCAGCTTTCCAATATTAAGTAATGAATTGATATTGTTCATATCAAAACCTGTATCCAAAGATCCTAGATGCATACACTCTGATGTCTCATTTATCCTCTCACATGGGAAAAAATCACCTTTATAATCTATAAACAATCTCATTTTACCAGGGATACATGGCCCCCCTGGTGCAGCTATATCACCTAACACTCCATACCTAATTTTTTGCATTTCATGCTCCATATTTTCAATTTCATCAATTGCTGTTTTTCTAACTCCATCTTTCTTGAATCGTCCAACCATAGACAAAATGCCTATAAATTGGTTATAAAGGCTTCCATTTACATACTCATCCGCATAGTTTACCATTTCTCCGTCATCTTTTTCTACAATCGAATGAAGGCATCTCATTTTCTTTATATATCTGTCATTAAATAACCTGTTTATTTCTTCATAGTTGTTCTCTGGATTGATTACCATACTTATAGATACAGTTTTCGCAAACTCCGGATGTCTTTTCCACATATTCCCGATATTCTTTATTACCGTATCATAGGAGCCTTTTCTATTCACAGCAAAAACCCGATTTTGATTATGTATTGATTTCGGGCCATCCAAACTGATCATAAGATTGAATTTATTTTCAGCAAGATAGTCTATAAGATCGTCAGTTAACAATGTAGCATTAGTTGTTGTAGTAAATGTAATATTCCGTCCCTCAAATACTTTCTTTGCATAATCTACTACTCGTTTTATTAATTCTATATTTAGAAAAGGCTCTCCACCATAAAAACTGATATTAGGATGTTTTGTATCCATAGAATGCATGAAATAAAAATCTACTGCTTTTTTTGCCGTTTCAAAAGACATCATTTTTTCAGAATGACTTCTTTGACTAGGATAGCCATCTTCAGAATATACACAATATGAACATCGTAAATTACAGCTTTGTGTAACCTGCAAAGTAATACTGTCAATTTTTCGTTCCAGAAAAAGTTCCAATTCATCCGTTGCAGGATGTCTTATTTCTTTCACATGATTTGTACAAAGATATCCACAGTCCTTCAAATCATCATACTGACAAACAACTTCCTCCCCAAATTGATGGATTTCCTGCTCATCATCCTGCATTACAGCATCAATATATTTATATAATTGTTCATTTACTGCCACTATTTCATTTCTATTTGTTTCATAGAAATAAAATCCTAACGGAGTTTTGAAAGTCAGAATCAATGGCTTAGACTGTTTAACTAATTGTTCCATTAAAACTTCCTCCTCTATTTGTCAATTTCCCATCTTTCATAGTATAAACAACATCTGCCCTATCAGCTATACTCATGTCATGAGTTATGATAATCACAGCATATCCTTCATCATGGGCCAATTTTCCTAGCAATTCTACAACTATATTTCCATTTGCCGTGTCAAGGTTTCCAGTAGGTTCATCCGCAAGGAGGATTTTACCACCAACAGCTAGAGCTCGTGCTATTGCAACTCTCTGCTGCTCTCCGCCACTCATCATGAGAGGTAGTTGATTATATATCCTCTCTTCAAGTCCAACTTTGGAAATCAGCTCTTTTGCCTTTTCTCTAGCTTCCTTGGCTGAAATCCCATTAAGCTCCATAGGATAGGCTACATTTTCAAGAGCCGTTAAAAGTGGAAACAAATTAAAGGATTGATATACAACAGATGCCGTATTCCTCCTATATTTATCCCTGTCTAAGGTACTCATAGGTTTGTCCTCTAAATAGATTTCTCCCTTTGTAGGCAAATCAAGCCCTGCCAAAAGTGAAAGAAATGTAGTCTTTCCGCTCCCAGAATGGCCGACTATGGCATATACTTTCCCTGTATCAAAGGTGCATGAAACATCAGAAACCGCTTCTACTGTTTGATATTTGCTTTTATATACATAACTTACTTCCTCTGCTTTTAATATACTCAATTTAACCATACCTCCCTTTAGTCCGTTTTAGATAGTATTGTCATTACACTAAATCTACTTAGCAACAATAAGGCAACTGCTGTTCCTAACATATAGAAAATTATAAATGAAAGTAAAGTAATCCCTACAGTTTTGATATGAATATCTACAATTTGATAAGATACAAAAGCTCCTATAATACTGCCTAAAAGTACTAACACCATACTTTCTAAGAAAATAATTTTGAAGCACTTATTCTTACTCGTACCTAATGAACGCATGATTGCAAATTCCCTTTGTCTACTCTGCATCAACAGATATGATGATATAAAACCAATTGCAGCAACTATTATAAATATTAATGGTTTAAAACTTTTGAGCATGTTCAAACTTTCCGTAAGTCGTGTTGCTGACATGATGAAAGTCTCATCGTTTATTGTAAGAGCTTTCCCCACTCGTGAAAAACCCCCTTGCATATTAGTGGATGAAAATCCAATTTTCTGCATTTCATTTTTGAATTCGTTAACTTTAAGAGAATCCTTAAGGGTAAATCTTGCAGCACTTGCATAGCTCCTGACATTCGTTCCTTCATAAATACTTTCAACAAATCCAATTGGACTTATAATATATGGTGCTTCATTACGCGACTGAGTCTTACTCTTAAAACTCCCTATCACTTTCATCTTCACAGATCTTATTCTTTCAAAATCATCTATCAGTCCTCCTTCTTTATCATATTTCTGTGCATAGGCTTCAACTTCTAATTCGTCTCCCAATTTAATATTCTGCTCCCTCATGAACCTGTCCCTTACAATACACACGGCTTCCTTTCCCTTTAAAAAACTTTCATCATAACCATCAATATATGAAACATCCTTAGGCGTAAAAGATGAAAATATAGAAAAAGAATTTGTACCAACAAAACGACATAAGCAGCCAAGTGCAGATTCATCATATGTGTTTGGCATAGCAGCACATATTTCCATTGCAGTAACTTCGTCTTTTATAAGTCCTGTATCACGCATTTTGTTCAGCATCTCAAGATCAATCTGAAGCCCTACATCTTGACTGCCGTCAATATTGCATATGCTTCCTGTAATGGGAATGGTCCTTCCAAGCTTTATAAGCTGGGCTTGATTTTTCTCAATGTTTGAAATATACAATAGCAAAAATAAAACAATCATACCTGAAATCAGAATGGACAGAAAGCTTTTCTTCTTGTGCCTTAAAGCATTTTTTTGAATTGCATGAACGACAAACATAAATATCAACCACCTTTAGTCATTATTATTGTTTGAAAACTATAGAACTAGTCCAATTTCATGTCTCTGTTTTTAACGCAATAATCGCAATTTTCGCTCAATTTTAAATGAAAATTTTATATTTTTTTAATATGAAAAATTTTTATGATTGCATTAATTATTAATGGATATCTTTGAAGTGTTTTTACATTGAACATAATAAATGAAACGTAAACAAAACTATTAGATGAGAAATTTGCAGAAAATTATATGATCATTTTCCTTATTTTACCTATATATCCATTCATTACTATTTTATGATTATCTATATCCTTTGTCAATCTAATCCTCTCGACAATATATACTTTCATTCGATATATAAAAAAACCATAGTTAACTATGGTTTTTTTATTCTTCTATAGATTGTACTATTTTAACGGAAGCACTAGCTCCAATTCTACTTGCCCCTGCTTCGATCATTTTTTTCACAGTATCATAATCTCTTATGCCACCTGAAGCTTTGACTCCTAATCTATCTCCAACTGTTTTTCTCATCAATTTTACATCCTCTACTGTTGCTCCACCTGTACTAAATCCTGTAGAAGTCTTCACAAAGTCTGCTCCAGCTTCTTCTGAAATTTCACAAGCTTTTACTTTTTCCTCATCATTTAAAAGACAAGTTTCAATGATTACTTTAACTAGCGCCTTTCCTTTAGCTGCATCAACTACTGCCTTTATATCTTCCTTCACAGTATCATAGTCTTTACTTTTTAGTGCTCCTATATTTATGACCATATCTAATTCATCAGCACCATTTTCCATAGCTTCCACAGCTTCAAAAGCTTTTACTTCCTTTGGAGTGCTTCCCAAAGGAAAACCTATAACGGTAGCTACTTTAACACTACTTCCTTTTAATTCATCTTTAGCCAATTTCACATAATAAGGATTTACGCAAACTGAAAAGAATTTGTATTCCTTTGCCTCATTGCAAAGATCCACAATCATCTCAGCTGTAGCATCTGGCTTAAGTAGTGTATGATCAATCATATTTGCTATGTTTTTCATAAATTTCTAACCTCCATTATTTTATTATTTCTACGAGGTCACCATTTTTTA
It includes:
- a CDS encoding ABC transporter permease → MFVVHAIQKNALRHKKKSFLSILISGMIVLFLLLYISNIEKNQAQLIKLGRTIPITGSICNIDGSQDVGLQIDLEMLNKMRDTGLIKDEVTAMEICAAMPNTYDESALGCLCRFVGTNSFSIFSSFTPKDVSYIDGYDESFLKGKEAVCIVRDRFMREQNIKLGDELEVEAYAQKYDKEGGLIDDFERIRSVKMKVIGSFKSKTQSRNEAPYIISPIGFVESIYEGTNVRSYASAARFTLKDSLKVNEFKNEMQKIGFSSTNMQGGFSRVGKALTINDETFIMSATRLTESLNMLKSFKPLIFIIVAAIGFISSYLLMQSRQREFAIMRSLGTSKNKCFKIIFLESMVLVLLGSIIGAFVSYQIVDIHIKTVGITLLSFIIFYMLGTAVALLLLSRFSVMTILSKTD
- a CDS encoding ABC transporter ATP-binding protein produces the protein MSILKAEEVSYVYKSKYQTVEAVSDVSCTFDTGKVYAIVGHSGSGKTTFLSLLAGLDLPTKGEIYLEDKPMSTLDRDKYRRNTASVVYQSFNLFPLLTALENVAYPMELNGISAKEAREKAKELISKVGLEERIYNQLPLMMSGGEQQRVAIARALAVGGKILLADEPTGNLDTANGNIVVELLGKLAHDEGYAVIIITHDMSIADRADVVYTMKDGKLTNRGGSFNGTIS
- the deoC gene encoding deoxyribose-phosphate aldolase; the encoded protein is MKNIANMIDHTLLKPDATAEMIVDLCNEAKEYKFFSVCVNPYYVKLAKDELKGSSVKVATVIGFPLGSTPKEVKAFEAVEAMENGADELDMVINIGALKSKDYDTVKEDIKAVVDAAKGKALVKVIIETCLLNDEEKVKACEISEEAGADFVKTSTGFSTGGATVEDVKLMRKTVGDRLGVKASGGIRDYDTVKKMIEAGASRIGASASVKIVQSIEE
- a CDS encoding radical SAM protein, with protein sequence MEQLVKQSKPLILTFKTPLGFYFYETNRNEIVAVNEQLYKYIDAVMQDDEQEIHQFGEEVVCQYDDLKDCGYLCTNHVKEIRHPATDELELFLERKIDSITLQVTQSCNLRCSYCVYSEDGYPSQRSHSEKMMSFETAKKAVDFYFMHSMDTKHPNISFYGGEPFLNIELIKRVVDYAKKVFEGRNITFTTTTNATLLTDDLIDYLAENKFNLMISLDGPKSIHNQNRVFAVNRKGSYDTVIKNIGNMWKRHPEFAKTVSISMVINPENNYEEINRLFNDRYIKKMRCLHSIVEKDDGEMVNYADEYVNGSLYNQFIGILSMVGRFKKDGVRKTAIDEIENMEHEMQKIRYGVLGDIAAPGGPCIPGKMRLFIDYKGDFFPCERINETSECMHLGSLDTGFDMNNINSLLNIGKLTEDDCKDC
- a CDS encoding FtsX-like permease family protein, producing the protein MLLKNSLKQMGRTKVRTIVSFILIILTVTFLSLGVNLWQTCNGNLGKYESVFTTIGIVDQKENVMEVSQSWDAATKRYTYWDKPIYDTILPISLLDFEGANYIINPEQRPYYGAYSPDIKIRATKDEEHQESKLDSVVEIVPYEDCTPAGPVRVKVKRVLHGTFDLEGSDIWFCDHFNHNPGLLEKGNTYITDIEQIPNFHEDSYMERSYEFIPHNLTISTQKNKKGEMVAKKDTPDEKWEEVTDNFYETEAGKKWKNLGKAIDRFFKHTFPVMPTNKTEFLMEFNQGNAYIYDGRDITESEYEEGEKVCIIPKKLAMLNGLKVGDNINLKLYYADYENSASQVFPAGGTVLYFGLLNVKGEAYPVFEDSEYKIIGLYSNTADPEKRSTGYELGRNAVVIPSKSVKNSDEDNIVGYGPIKGYNTSFQIPNGMTKEYLEKFKALGINNLEVEFYDGGYERLSSGMRNLKTVAVILVAVSAATTLAILFFFVFLFISKQKKRTAIERSLGMNKRECTLSMLYGIILIISIGAILGSFIGFKITGTIMSNSMDKKTELYSTEFSNWVNNSDKMAEVAETSVPVNYLTSILLCLVVILVSIIISLIFIKNNLKAEPLELLSKSDE